The proteins below come from a single Metarhizium brunneum chromosome 1, complete sequence genomic window:
- the cat-3 gene encoding Catalase-3, producing MVQARLVAISLALASLASSQCPYADPGRLAARTEGRPDSREHLKGYEVDDGDVFLTSDVGGPIEDQNSLKAGERGPTLLEDFVFRQKITHFDHERVPERAVHARGAGAHGTFTSYGDFSNITAASFLGAKDKQTPVFVRFSTVAGSRGSADTARDVHGFAVRLYTDEGNFDIVGNNVPVFFIQDAIQFPDLVHSVKPRSDNEIPQAATAHDTAWDFFSQETSTLHTLFWAMAGYGIPRSFRHMDGHGVHTFRLVNENGDTKLVKWHWKTKQGKASMVWDEAQHVAGKNADFHRQDLFDAIASGNFPEWELNIQMINEDQALAFGFDVLDPTKIIPEELAPLRPLGILRLDANPANYFAETEQIMYQPGHIVRGVDFTDDPLLQGRIFSYLDTQLNRHGGPNFEQLPINRPVVPIHNNNRDGAAQNLIHKNTAPYIPNSMNKGFPKQANRTQGKGFFTAPGRQVSGALERRRSSTFQDHWSQPRLFFNSITPIEQQFLVDAIRFETSGLTREVQQNVMVQLNRISHDIAVRVGKTLGLEAPAPDDTYYHDNTTQGLSIFGQELPTIATLRVGVLVSTESSDSLTQANSLKEQFSASKVTVVTVGESRVDGIDQTYTSAEAVGFDGIIVTDGAEKLFDPKNKSTLFPPGRPLQIVVDGYNWGKPVGFLGKAKDVVGAAGASEGAGVFIKDGPADIVEEFKKGLATFKFTDRFAQDGQ from the exons ATGGTTCAAGCACGTTTAGTAGCCATTTCTTTGGCGCTGGCCAGCTTAGCTTCTTCCCAGTGTCCCTACGCCGACCCGGGACGCCTTGCTGCAAGGACTGAAGGCCGTCCCGACTCTCGCGAACACCTCAAAGGCTACGAAGTTGACGATGGTGATGTGTTCCTTACTTCTGATGTGGGCGGTCCTATTGAGGACCAGAACAGCCTAAAGGCTGGAGAGCGCGGTCCAACTTTGCTGGAGGACTTCGTATTCCGGCAAAAAATAACGCACTTTGACCACGAAAGA GTTCCTGAACGAGCAGTCCATGCTCGAGGCGCCGGCGCCCATGGAACGTTTACCAGCTACGGGGACTTTAGCAACATCACTGCTGCGTCGTTTTTGGGGGCCAAGGATAAGCAGACACCGGTATTTGTCCGCTTCTCTACTGTCGCCGGCTCCAGGGGTAGTGCGGACACTGCTCGTGATGTTCACGGATTCGCAGTCAGACT CTACACCGACGAGGGCAACTTTGACATTGTCGGGAACAACGTCCCGGTTTTCTTCATCCAAGATGCAATCCAGTTCCCTGATCTCGTTCACTCGGTCAAGCCGCGATCGGACAACGAGATTCCACAGGCGGCCACTGCCCACGACACGGCATGGGACTTCTTCTCCCAGGAAACCTCTACTCTCCATACCTTGTTctgggccatggctggtTATGGAATTCCTAGAAGTTTTCGCCACATG gacggccacggcgtccACACCTTTCGACTCGTGAATGAGAATGGTGACACTAAGCTTGTAAAATGGCACTGGAAAACTAAGCAGGGCAAAGCCAGCATGGTCTGGGACGAGGCGCAGCACGTTGCTGGCAAGAACGCCGATTTCCACAGACAGGATCtctttgatgccattgcgTCTGGCAACTTCCCCGAGTGGGAACTCAATATCCAGATGATCAATGAGGATCAGGCTCTTGCCTTTGGCTTCGATGTTCTTGACCCTACCAAGATTATCCCTGAGGAGCTTGCTCCCCTGCGGCCTCTCGGCATTCTCAGACTCGATGCTAATCCGGCGAATTACTTTGCTGAGACGGAGCAAATTATG TATCAACCTGGACACATTGTGCGAGGTGTTGATTTCACAGACGATCCTTTGCTGCAAGGTCGTATTTTCTCCTATCTGGATACTCAGCTTAACAGACACGGCGGTCCCAACTTTGAACAGCTTCCCATCAACAGACCCGTTGTTCCTatccacaacaacaacagagATGGTGCTGCGCAGAACTTGATTCACAAGAACACTGCTCCTT ATATTCCCAACTCGATGAACAAGGGATTCCCCAAGCAGGCCAACCGGACTCAAGGCAAAGGCTTCTTCACCGCTCCCGGCCGCCAAGTTTCTGGTGCTCTCGAGAGACGCCGAAGCAGCACTTTCCAGGACCACTGGAGCCAGCCTCGACTGTTCTTCAACTCCATCACCCCCATTGAACAGCAATTCCTCGTTGACGCCATCCGGTTTGAGACAAGCGGGCTCACTCGAGAAGTGCAGCAGAACGTCATGGTGCAACTCAACAGGATCAGCCACGACATCGCCGTCCGCGTTGGCAAAACGCTGGGTCTTGAGGCCCCGGCCCCCGACGACACGTACTATCACGACAACACGACCCAGGGCCTCTCCATCTTTGGCCAGGAACTGCCCACCATTGCTACCCTCCGCGTCGGCGTCTTGGTCTCGACCGAGTCGAGCGACTCTCTCACTCAGGCGAACTCTCTCAAGGAGCAATTCAGCGCCAGCAAGGTCACTGTCGTGACTGTCGGCGAGTCTCGTGTTGACGGCATTGACCAGACGTACACTAGCGCCGAGGCGGTTGGTTTCGACGGCATTATCGTGACCGACGGCGCGGAGAAGCTGTTTGATCCTAAGAACAAGTCTACGCTTTTCCCGCCCGGCCGCCCCCTCCAGATCGTCGTGGATGGGTACAACTGGGGTAAGCCGGTTGGGTTCTTGGGTAAGGCAAAGGACGTTGTAGGGGCTGCTGGAGCCAGCGAGGGTGCTGGCGTGTTCATCAAGGACGGCCCTGCGGATATCGTGGAGGAGTTTAAGAAGGGTCTTGCCACGTTTAAGTTTACGGATCGGTTTGCGCAGGATGGACAATGA